The following is a genomic window from Corvus hawaiiensis isolate bCorHaw1 chromosome 5, bCorHaw1.pri.cur, whole genome shotgun sequence.
GCTGAGCAACTCCTTTCTGCCCTCAAATTTTTAAGAGAACTGTGGTAGCTGAACATCCTgtcagctgctgccttgtcctctgaACGTGGCTGTCCTCTGGTAGTGGGGAAAGATTATGAGCACTACTGCAATGCTAACAAGAATGAAGCTCTCTGTAAAAGCTGGAAcacagcccaggcacagctctAAGCTCTTAGTTACAGAAATCAAACTGTTCAGGCCTTATGCAGGAGTTTTTAGCTGAGATATGAAAGGAACTGCATGATGTGGATGCCTGCAGTGGCAGAAGACTACACTTGGTGACCCAGGGAGGCTTCTTCCATCCTACATTCAGAGAAAGGTGTGACCCAGGAGGTGggaggctgctcccagcactaaAGGAGACTTAAAAGGATGTGCCCACAAGAGGACAGTTCTGAATATCTGGCACTGTGCAGGGTCGGTCTAAGCTTGTCTCAGGCTCTGGGTGTTAACAGGAAGTTTTCTCAGTACAGTTTGTTATCAGTGGTTGGGAAGAACACAAATATATTGAACTATGTGCCTAAAAAGGATTACTGGGTTTACCTAGGAGCAGGATGGGAAAGAAATCAGCTACAAGTTAACTCTGGAGGAACATTATGGAGAATGTAAATGGTTTTATATTGTTGCCTAGTAATATTTTAGTACCTATGTCTCCCCATTCAGAGTTATATTTACTCTGCTTGTTATTGCAAATACAAGTTAAGAATAGATTTTGTCCCAGGTTAGGTTTTCCCTCTTCAAAGCAAAGTTAAAAGACCAAAGAATTATACCAAAGTTTATAATAGGAAAATAAGATTGCAAGGGGGTAGAACTAACTTACAAAGttgtcagaaatatttcaaagactAGTTTTTCTAAATCTGTTTTACAGGAATCTTCCTCCTAAGTCTCCCATTTTCCAGCATAACTCTCTCCCCTCTTTTCCTACAATCCCCCCAAGTCACAGATAGTACACACACAAAATTTCACAGACCTAAGTtataaaaattctttgaaaGCAGCCCTGTACATTACAGAGTTTTTTGGCTGAGCCATAGCAATGACTAAGCCATGGGAAAAGCCTCCATTCAGCTCTCCTGTAAAGGAAAATGTGGGTGGGGGAACCGGGCTTTCGGGGTCGAAGTCATGCATCTCTTGGGTGGCACCGTagcaaagaggaaagaggaggattcggcctggcagggctgggctgggaggttTCTCACATTTCCACTTCTCAGCCATCCCTGTGGGGCTGAGCCGGCGACAACGTGAATGAGGGTGTCATTGTTTGACTCAGCATGTTCCTAAGCCACAAGAGAGAGGTGACGTATATAAAAAACTTGCTGCTCACTCTTATCTGATAAGAGGGATATCAAGGAGTTTTCTCCACTGCCTAGACAATAGAGGAAGTCCTCCTTTGTCCTTGCATTTCACTTTCTCTGTTATAATGCCTTCCTTGAAGCAATTATTGTGGCCTTACAGCCTCTAACGCAAACCAGAAGACTATACAGCAGTTTTAGAGACCTGATATGCAAACACAAGCTACCACATTGTCAAATGCCCATTGTTTAACTTCCCATTTACTCCACCAGCTTTAAAACCGATCTCTGATCTAACTGATTTAATTTGGAGTAGCTCAGACAGAGCCATCTCACCTCCCATGATTTTGGTGGAGATCTGCCTCTGTCCCTTCAAGTCCTGTGCttctgaaaacacagattttttttgtcatatttttttGTCATATTACACATCCAAATGAAAAGTTCCCAACCTATCAACCAAATAAAGATGCATAACGGGCTGACAGTGCAAGCACAACCACCTACTGGAGCTGGGCTCAAAGAGGTTTCCCAAAAGAATCCACAGTTGAAATACTGACAATAAGAAGTAAAAGCAAGCATTATCACCAGCCTGTTTCTTTACTATGAACACTTCCACCAGCAAGTCAAAAAGTGGATTAAGGATAAATGAATATTCATCCACGTTACCACACCACAACCTACAGAAAAGTTATGGTAAAGAGGAGCAGAGCCAAGTACCCTCTTCATGTAAAGAACACCACTATTGGAAATAATCTCTCCATGTTCTCAGCAGCCTCAGGGAGCTGTTGGATAACAGACAAAAAAAGTTTTACAAAGCGTCACAGgaatgggatggagggaggagggatAAAAAGAAGTACTGGTGACCATGTGGTTGCTCAAACCAAAGATGCTGTTGATTTCCTTTAATGAACCTTAGCTATAAATTAACAGtcatttcaaataaaacctACTGAGATCCTCTGTGCCGCacagtgcagctgtgctgcttatCTAACACTATTTCACAACACatctatagaaaaaaaagattaaaaaatcaTCACACTCccttttcttcaggaaataaaatttcagactATGTGAtagaagaaagtattttttttcttacttgtttcagttctcatttttcaggatttctgtTCTACTGGGTGTGACTAGCTACCCCTTTCACCATGAGAGGTTGTGTGTGCGCATGCATGAGACCCTGTGTGCCATACGTGTACCTACATACACCTGTAAAATCCATTCCTTTAAGCtattcattttctgaaagaagaaaaattacttaagTATATAAACAGCATAGAGTAAATAATTGTTTGTGCACAGAAAACAAACGTGCCAGAGTATGTCACATACAGCTCTCACCAGTTTAAGCactcatttttaaatgaacaatGAACAAGTGACCCAGACTGACAGCCCAGATTCACCCACCAGACAGATGCAGGTGCATTTGATACAATGTCAGCATATTACACAGATTACCACACACCCAGCTGCTGTCCAAACTCTGTGTAGATTTTGTAAAGCATCTCCAAAACCATCTGGAATCTTCAGATTTTCAGAGACAGATTTAATTTGAAAGACACATgaccatctttttattcccCACAGTGAAAGTGCCCAAGTGACTTTAACTGCCTTCTGCTAATTCCAAACAGGAACCTTTTAATGGTATtgataataattaattaatgatAATATGTAAGAGGCATTTaaagttggttttttcctctttgtgatAAAATACTACAATcagtgattttaaaatcaaCTGATTCCTAGAGCTGGCAGCCCAGTAAGTCCCTATCCCTGCAGAGACTTTTGTATGGATTTCACCCAGAACAAGTGCACTTCTAGATTCCCAAGAGAATTCTCAGGTCTCAGTATCACATCTTCTTTGAAGAGAATAAACTCTGAAACTAACCTTGAACCTAGCTGCTGAAGGATGTAATTGAATGTGTTTAGCTGTCACAAGTAATAGTGTCCCTTGGGACTGACTCACCAGGATTTAGTCCCTGCTCTTCCAGTATTGCTCCCATCTTGGTAATGGGCGTCATTCAGGGATTCATCTCTCCCAGAACAATGTCTCTCCCTGCAACCTTCACCCCCAGTGGATATGCCCTCCACAATGGTGTTAATGAATCTGCTACTGGTTCCAAGTAAGTATAAAGCAGATCTCAGCTGATTTAAATGCTAAGATGAGCTTTTACTCACAGCTCTAACAGAATCCAAGCTGGGAATGAAAAAGCCAAGGTTCATAGATGTCAGGAGGAACCAGCTAACATTCCTTGGAGCCCTAAAGTAAGAtaaatacatttacattttgaaaGAAGTCCTGTCGTATTTCTCCAGAACAGTACAGAAGAGCTGCAGATGGACTGAAGAGATTCGTTGCTGtatgacacaggaaaaaaaatgcagaatctTTGTTTACCTCGGCCTGTGGTTTCTAAGTACCAACTTTTTAGTACGTTCATTTCTTGACTCAAAGTGAAAATGGGAATTCacccttttctcttcttttcctgtccAATGTGCAGATCGGGCACATTTTCTTTCACTCCATCAATCCCTGTCCCCCCACGCACAAGGTCGCGTACAGGCATCTAgccagtggaaaagaaaaaagggttaCTCATTAATCCATTCTACAAAGCTTTCCAAACTGAAATGGGTGGGTTCTCCATCTCCAGCAGGGAGCAATATATAGGTAGGTGCAGAGCATACCTGAGCACAGCTCAAACTGGAGTGTTACACTTGAACAGCACAACTTTGCTCCcagcacattttaaaacagaaccTATCAGGATGAAGAGGATGATTATTTTCTGcatgcttttcttctgctccagtATGGTGCTGACTGCAGCTTCACCCAGAACAGCGAAATACAAACAGATTCTCAAAACAATTGAGCAATTAGAAACCATGGTGAAAGATAAGGTAAGTGACGGTATTTGTCATAATATTGAAATTTCTTTTGAGCATTATGTATTGCTTAGTACATATCTTGTGATGGACACCACTTTCAAATGTTAAAACTTTTCTAACttagatttgttttattttaggaTGCTGAATTCCTGCATACACCAGAAAACACTGTGGTGAGACtgctttaacatttttttcctatttatatCAATTTGATTTTGTATGGGTTTATTCCATTGACAAATGGCAGATGTCTTCTTCTTCACGTCTCTGACCTAGTACTCTTAATGCAAGCTAGACTGAATAAGAAAATACTTCATAAAAGTTCCTTTTTTCTTGATGTTTAATGGCAAAAGTGTTTCTATTTTGGCATCTCAATTACTATTTTGCTATTGTATGTGTACCATAACCCACCAATAGATCCAGAGCTGCACATATTCCATTTACTCAAGGAATACTGCTACAAGTGAGGATTCATAcaagagccagagcagcagcagtgcttttGGGGATGCAGGTATTTGGAGTGGAAGTGCCTTCAGCTGCCATGAGCTCCAGCATGGCTGAGCTGACCCCCTTGCCTCCCAGTGCAGCTAAATGCCAAGAGTGGCACTGCAAGGCCATGTCACAGAGTGCTTCCTCTCATCTGCAGTCACACTGCTCTCTCTGAGACTATCTGTGCAGGGGTTGTGCTATCAACGGGAAGACAAAACTGCATCTGCAAATATTGTCTCTTCAGATTATAACTAGTTAAAATACAAGAGCAGCTGCCAGTGAATCACTTTTTAATACAGATACTTCTTTATACATCATTTAGTGCTGACATTTGGCATCTTCCAAGGTTAAGAACTTCTGATATACAGTAGCAGTCACCAAGCCTCTGCATTCTCCAAAGTGCCAGGATGCAGGATGTACTGTGAAATTAAATGCCAACCACAGTAACATCATGTCTTAAAAGCTTAGAGGGCAACTACATCCTACTTTGATAATCCCCCAACATGCAACTAAGGTCTAGAGCAACCTGTGGCTATCTAATATTATACTTGTATTATCAGCTGTCTTAAATTTTTGAGCCCTAGCAACTATTTCGTAGCACAAACAATTTTGATTGACATATAAAAATGATCACTATGCATTACGACTCTGTAAAGCTGCAAGCATTCTTCAAAATTTATCTACTCAGGACTGTAAACTCCCTTGCAAAGCAACtacaagaagaaaggaaaaaaaactcacCTCATTTCACACAGGTTTTGGTTAGCCTCCTCCTAGGCTTTACAGCTGGGTGCATGTTTTACGGGccaaaaaatatacagaaacatGGCCAAAGCAGACACGTTTCTTCACATTGCTAGAAACAACTGCAGTGCACAGACTCATTGCTGGACTTTTTTCACTAACACTCTTTCTAACTTGTGGTGTCAAAGTGAAAAGGAGGAGGTTATTAGCTGTCATTTTACTCCAGTGTTTGCCGCTGGCTCTGAAACTAAGCAAATACAACTAGCGACTAACTGCTTAGTgaggttgttggggtttttttcttaaaaaaagtcATGCTCACCTCAGGAAGGAAGACAGCAGTTCACTTGCAGCTTAGGGCTTTACTGGCTGATTCTGGGAGGTCCTAAGTGCCTCTGCTGAATACTAGAGAAGATGGAGAATTCACATATTTAGAAGGTATTAAGTTGATACAGGTTAAGCTTCTGAtgaaaaacatgtaaaaaatatTAGTGTGCTAATAGTAATTATCACCAGCAACCAAATGAACAAACTTGTCATCCTACAGGGTGACTAAGACATGAATTACAGTGTGCCAAAGTGGCACTCAGGGTGATTAGGTGCCATCACACCCTAGTGAAACTCAATTTAATAAAAAGTCACTCATATAACTGCATTTCAAGtatcaaaatatttgaaattattttattataacCTGCTCATGCCAGATTCGTATTTGGTATTGGATATTCAAAGAGAAAACTACCTATTATAACATTCAGAATCAGGTGGTTTATCCCTATCTGTTCTGGCTTCCTTGAGATTCCTTTGCGTGGACTCTTAGTCCCCATTCAATCCCACACAATTTCCTTGTACCCTCAACAATGAAGTATTCTTTCCTTTGAATAAAGAGAGGTAAGTGGACATCAACTCAAGGGATAACAGGCTGAGGCTGACAATACAGTGTTAAGGCTGAGGTGATTCCAGCCTGGAGGGCAAATGAGCTCTCTTGCTGGTGATTGGCACTGCAGCTGAAGTGGCATTCAGAGACACGATTCTGATGTACCCCGGATCCATATCTAACCCTGCTGATCACTAATTCCAGAAGTGAGGGCTCTATGGGCTCATCTGTAAAGTTAGTTTGAGTCAGATGCAGAGTACTGCTGCCAACTGCCTCTgatacaaatattttacatgTTTCTAGCTCCCCTCAGACATTTCCAATGGTCTGTGCCCTTTCATGCCTCATCCTCAAAGTGCTCAGCCTGTGACAACACGCCGGGCCCCACAATCCCTGTGGTGCCCTGACCGTTGGCTGCCTCAGCTACAACTGACAgctcagcaaaacagaaaaggcagcacagaTGAGAAATGCTTGTTTCTCAGCTCAGCACGGATGAGACCGAAAACGTTTTCAgtttcagctggaaaatcaaTCTCTTTAAAAGACgagtagttttttttttccagtaagcACGGCCGGTTACGGTAAAGATGCTTGAAACTAACATAAACGTGTGGCTTTTAAGGAAAATAGAATGTTTTATCTGACCAACATAGAATGTTGCTAGTAAAATTTGCTACAAGCAACATCCCTGAAGGCAGCCTTGTCCTTGCCCGAGCAGCAAACTGCAGCAACATCTCATAAGGCAGATGAGACTCAGCTTGGGTAGCAGTAGGTATGCAAAACAGGGACGATGGCTTTGGAGCCTTTCTAATACGTGTAAATCAGCAGCTCTAAATGCTTCCTTCTTTGGAAAACAGGAAGCAACTTAGAAATTGGCTTCATTAAacattgcttttccttctctgttgacTATTAGGTTAGTTTTGGGGATAGTTTCTATATCATTTCTGATGCTATTGTGTAAGAACATTTCAATAGTATTTGAAAACAGGCAGTTCTACATCAATTATAATTATTGACTAGGCAATAttaaaaagggaacaaaaattaggaagagaaaaattatattcCCACACGTAGCACTGAGAGatatttgcaatttttaaaaaataaaatgcttgtgCTTTAGTAGGTGAAAACCTACTACACGTAACTGATCTACTCttcaggaatgttttctttcaaatgctgCCATGATTAATAGCCAAGTGGACATTCATTTTGTTAAGAAATACGTAAGTAATTATGCAAGAACAGGCAAAGTAAAGCTTCAAGATCTCTTGCATAtgtaaaagtaactttaaaaaaataaaataaaaaggtacaGTTGAATATTCTCAGTTAATATCCTGGATACCTTCTTTTGCACATGGACCACAACTTAATGCATGCAGGAAAAAGCGCTGCAACATTAACTTTAAAACAGctccttcttttcctgtccTAGGAGGGATGCCTGTACACAGCTGTGACCTGCTTCAAGAAGGGCATCCAGAAATTAAAACCAGTGAGCAGCCAGGAGAATACAAAGTTCAAAAAAGCCATTAGACTCATGAACAAATTCACCTACGGAGACCCTGGAGAGGTAGGATTTCCTCACAGTGCTCATAATCGTGATCATTGCTCCTTATTTTCTCTAGCAGATGCCCCCTGCAATGGGGGAATTGTAGAAAGCAAATCTGTTCAAAAAAGCAATCTGCCTTTCAttacttggaaataaaaaagcccAATTTTTGCACTTTTGGGAGAGGCATTCCCTGTGATCCTAGTCAATCGCATGCATGTTCTTGGCAACCACATGATGTGCTGGCAGAAGGACAGGGATCACTGCAAAACAATGTGAATGAAAGCTGTCATTACTAAATTCCTTCCCTTTTGAAAGAGTTTGTGTCTAAGCTTTTCCAGCAAGAAAAGGCATTGATTACAACCCTCTTGATTTTTCAGTGAGAAAGCTTGAGTTTTGATTTAGGATTGTGATGATTTAGAAGTGCCATGATTCTTTTTTATCTTCCAGCAGTGTGAGTCTACATGTGAATCTTATGAGAAGAAAACCCCGAAAGAGTTTTTGAGGGGCTTTGCAAACCTAATGCAAATGGTAAGCAGAGTTGATTCCTCCTGGGTGCTTCCTGACATTTTGCAAACCATCACAGATATCTTTATTTTACATCCTTACTAACAGTGTGTTGTTTTTACAGCTATTCAAGAACTAAAATAAGACACGCCAGAGCTGAAGGCTACTGAAAATCTACTCTTTAAAGCAGACACTATGTTATATTTAAGAtgtgaaaaatgtaaatactttCCAGTGCTATTATGATGTGTTCTCTGTGTGTGGTAAGTGAAAGCTTCTCCCAAAATATTAAGGAGTCTTATTTGGATGGATATTCATAAGATGGATGCTGTTTTCGAAGTGATTCTAGCCCCACCGtacagtgaaaattaaattctaatttCGCAAAAATAGGCTCTTGTAAGGGACTCAACTGTCCCCTTCTGCTGAACTAGAAATACATGAGATGGttacttctgtatttttgctttgaTCTTAACTGAATGCCATGCAAAGATTTCTGCAACTTTTCTAagaaaatcaacagaaaaattATCAGAGGCTTTGAAGCCTCAAAGGAATCTACTTGGACTGATTTCCTTATTTACAATGATACCACACACAGAGATTTATTTATAAGTTCTTTGATTGTATCTTAGCTACCTATGGGAAAATATCCTGTATTTAACTGTCTTCTAAGTACTGGAAAAAACATTTACAAATCATACTGTATGGCTGTGATTAACATCTTGAAGTTAATCAAGCCATGGGTTTCAATAGGGAGAAATGTAACTCACATGCTCTAAGTGGAGATACAGGATTCTGGGGGGAAAATCCTGtttcagaaaatggaattttatcTACACTCTCCCAGACTAACATGAAAGATGCAGCAGAGGCATGACTGGCTGGTACAACCAGCCACTACAAAATGTTCAATAAGTAGAGTAATTGATGATTAGTCAGAGTGAAACAGCCCTAATGCATATTGCTCTTTCTCAGAGGACAGCACCCTCATATTCATATACCATTAACACTATTCATGGTCTCTCCTCCTGATTGATTGTAACCGTTTAAGTTTTATTTGCcgtttttcctttaaaaatctgtcaaGTTTTTTATTATGTGGAAACCTTCCTGGACAGCTACTGAATCCTGAACATTTCTGTGGGACTATGGCCAGAAACATcgcagaaattttttttaatggaagtgaGCATCACAGCACTTAAAATTAGTTTCAGCAGCTTAATTATATACCACCATATTCTGCTTGCAGTGATTCTGAACCTCTGGGTTCTTCCATCTGAGCAGTAACTGCTAATTTACCCCAAACAGATATTAGCCCCACATGAGGAAACCGATCTTGGAAAAGAGCATGAACCTTCCagtaaaaattaacttttcatCTAATTTTCTCTCTACTTAGTAGAAATGTGGTAGAGAGAGGAAACTGGAAAACTGCATCTAATGTTAGGATGGAAAATAACAAGGTTAGTTACCTCCAAAAATAATAAGgcagtattaaaaatatttccattcctACCAATGTCGTCGGCCTAAAGGAAAACTAATACAAAAAGCTTTGCTGCCTCCGCATTTATACTGTCCTGAAACGTAAACCTCCTCAAAAATGTACatcagaaagaggaaggaagatcCTCAGGGCAGAACAAACTAAGGGAACTCTCCTTGTTTCTGGTCATGGCCATTTTGATTTAGagtgtctttttcttctccttctctttttccatttcaaaaccCGCTTTTCCTCTGTGTAACGTTCTATCTCATACCTCAATGTTTCCACATTATTGCATCAGAATTAACATTCTAAAAAAGAACTACCACTCATATGTAAGCAATCAAAGTACTGAGTTTATATGATGTTCTTTCTGCACCTTCTATCCCCATTTCTCTGACTCACCTACCCATAAAGTCCCTTCATCACCAGTTGGTGAGCAATATGCAAGCTGCTACTGCAACAGATTTTAAAGTTACAGAAGTAATAGTCAGGGTAAAATTCAATTCCAGATTTGGATAAAAGCAACTGAGAAAACATTGAAGCATGTCCTGTGGTTGCAGTGTGCCTGCCGATGTTtctacatttatatttttatggaGGGGTTTAATTGAATGCCTTTATCATGAATTAAGTGCCTTTTTAGGTGAGTCCTAGAAGTCTAACAAATAAACCAGCACTTCTCATGCAGTTCCATGGAATATTTGCATGTGCAGGGTTTTAgagaaagagctttttttttgtacaaagAATACAGtatgtatttctttatttgtaAACGTCTTTTCCAGTAACTAAGTGCATTGAAATCCCTGTTCTAAAAGAGCCTGTTAAAATCCTTGTTGCGCAGATGAAATGGGATTAGCATGCCCTGACAAAGACAACATTGCGTATTACATATTTATTAGCAATCATTATAAAGCATTGAGAAGGAACTTTTGTACCTGGGATGGCCATTTTATGAATGAAAAACAATTCCCTACACAAATGTCATAAGCTAACTAGGTACTCCTGCCTACACTGCAGCAATGTCTGGGTTTTGTCCAAGAGGCAGCATGTAATGCAGGAAGTAATGCACCTATTTCTGTTTAGTGACTTGCTTCACTGTTTTTAACTATGAATCTTATCACACCAAGCATAGTGCTAAggcttattttttcttgttttaaaccTAATATGCTTGTTTATTAATTGAAGCTATTTCTTGTACCTGCAGAACAACTTAATTTAAAACGCTCATTTGTAGTATTCAAAAAACTAGTGAGAAACGGTAACAAATGTAACTTTAGAGGGTTAATTGCTCAGAGATCTtgctgaaaactgaaattatttgatAATCCAGTCCAGCTACGTGTGGAGAATATTAATCACAAAATTAGCACAGCTGATTTTGGCCAACATCACACCTCTGGGCACTGTCAGCACAATCACAGAGGGCAACTCTGTCCGCTTCAAATATGCTTTGATTTACAAGATGTGTGGCCTCATGCTCACTCTTTGATTTGTCAGAGTTATCAAAGACTGAGTGTATTATTCAGGGTGTGCTATCTGAAGAACAGGACGAATGAAGAACAGGAAATCTGTGCAGGACAAAACAGTGTTCAGGAAGACCTCATCTTTTTCTGCACCGGCGttctcagaaggaaaaatgaagatgCCCAAAGGAGGAACTTGTGACCTTAGGAAGGACCAAATCCAAATGTGTACACCCTCTtactttatttcctttcatgagATGAACTGTCTTTGTACTAAGTGCACTCTGCAGAAACAATGTGTGTTTCACTAACAGAGTACATTGTGTAAGCCATAAAAGCTCATTACCTCCCAGGGAGGCTTTACAATATATTTATGATT
Proteins encoded in this region:
- the IL21 gene encoding interleukin-21, with translation MKRMIIFCMLFFCSSMVLTAASPRTAKYKQILKTIEQLETMVKDKDAEFLHTPENTVEGCLYTAVTCFKKGIQKLKPVSSQENTKFKKAIRLMNKFTYGDPGEQCESTCESYEKKTPKEFLRGFANLMQMLFKN